From the Rhodococcus sp. NBC_00297 genome, one window contains:
- a CDS encoding ABC transporter substrate-binding protein, protein MRVSVGVSVAATVLLLGTAACSSSDTDSAPAADASGAFPAEVTDKFGTVTVEGAPERLVTAGYNDQDFALALGVTPVATRGFTGYDYTTRPWAQQQLNGATIPEVGSDTLDLEGVAAAEPDLIMATYAYLEQPEYQQLGQIATTVGDIPGSDGSETPSWRDQLAAYGTALGKTAEAETVRDEVDATFLDATTENPSFAGRTAAVALYLDGTFYILDSGDPRNRFFTDLGFATPETTGTVSPERYDLLDQQTLVLLGVTPEDVAGDPLLQSLNVVKEDRTVYVGEFGTTVPAALGFASPLSLPYAVDALVPVLARASDDDPATRVGTVEG, encoded by the coding sequence ATGCGCGTCTCCGTCGGTGTGTCCGTCGCGGCCACCGTTCTTCTGCTCGGAACGGCGGCGTGCAGCTCGTCGGACACGGACTCGGCGCCGGCCGCGGACGCGTCGGGAGCCTTCCCGGCCGAGGTCACCGACAAGTTCGGGACCGTGACGGTCGAGGGTGCGCCGGAGCGTCTGGTGACCGCCGGGTACAACGACCAGGACTTCGCGCTCGCTCTCGGTGTCACACCCGTGGCCACCCGCGGATTCACGGGGTACGACTACACCACCCGACCGTGGGCCCAGCAGCAGCTGAACGGTGCCACGATTCCCGAGGTGGGAAGCGACACACTCGATCTCGAAGGTGTCGCGGCCGCGGAGCCCGACCTCATCATGGCGACGTACGCCTATCTGGAGCAGCCCGAGTACCAGCAGCTCGGACAGATCGCCACGACGGTCGGCGACATCCCCGGCTCGGACGGGTCGGAGACCCCGTCGTGGCGAGACCAGTTGGCCGCGTACGGAACCGCCCTGGGCAAGACGGCCGAGGCAGAGACCGTGCGTGACGAGGTCGACGCGACGTTCCTAGACGCCACGACCGAGAACCCGTCCTTCGCCGGCCGCACGGCTGCGGTCGCGCTCTATCTCGACGGCACCTTCTACATCCTCGACAGCGGTGACCCGCGGAACAGGTTCTTCACCGACCTCGGCTTCGCGACGCCCGAGACCACCGGAACGGTGAGCCCGGAGCGCTACGACCTGCTCGATCAGCAGACTCTCGTGCTGCTGGGCGTCACTCCCGAGGACGTCGCCGGTGATCCGCTGCTGCAGAGCCTGAACGTGGTGAAGGAGGATCGCACCGTCTACGTCGGCGAATTCGGGACCACCGTGCCGGCCGCTCTCGGTTTCGCCAGCCCCCTCAGCCTTCCGTACGCGGTGGACGCGCTCGTCCCGGTGCTCGCACGGGCCTCGGACGACGATCCGGCCACCCGCGTCGGCACCGTCGAGGGCTGA
- a CDS encoding SRPBCC family protein yields MTPDSTAPLASGSVTVRADAEDVYALLTDLDRLADLADETHSMRWVGSSGARPGASFVGRNRNGLHRWSTTCTVTAADPGATFAFDVHYGPFSLPIAHWRYDIDGGGDGGETTVTERMWDRRPRWFVGVGGLATGVRDRATVNGDHIAATLERLRQTVDGPPDS; encoded by the coding sequence GTGACGCCTGACTCGACCGCTCCGCTCGCGTCCGGATCCGTGACGGTCCGCGCCGATGCCGAGGACGTGTACGCCCTCCTGACCGATCTCGACCGGCTTGCCGATCTGGCGGACGAGACGCACTCGATGCGGTGGGTGGGGAGCTCCGGCGCCCGTCCGGGTGCGTCCTTCGTCGGTCGGAACCGCAACGGTCTGCATCGATGGTCGACCACATGCACCGTGACCGCCGCCGACCCCGGAGCAACCTTCGCCTTCGACGTGCACTACGGCCCGTTCTCGCTGCCGATCGCGCACTGGCGCTACGACATCGACGGCGGTGGCGACGGCGGCGAGACCACGGTGACCGAGCGGATGTGGGACCGGCGTCCGCGGTGGTTCGTCGGCGTCGGCGGACTGGCGACGGGTGTCCGCGACCGCGCCACGGTCAACGGCGACCACATCGCGGCCACCCTCGAACGGCTCCGGCAGACCGTCGACGGTCCCCCGGATTCGTAG
- a CDS encoding TIGR03620 family F420-dependent LLM class oxidoreductase, which yields MTAHATIGIWTGTLDGVSASAVPDVVGEVESQGWHSLWFGEAYGREALTAAQMYLGASSSLIVGTGIASIYARDAVATASAARTLHAVSGGRFVLGLGVSHAPLVERMRGHNYGKPVAAMREYLDALDNAPAAVAGEEQNPPRLLAALGPKMLELSRDRTAGAHPYLVTPEHTATAREILDAGDGEKRPELVVEQAAVVDPVADTDAEVWAERAHAHLNIYTGLPNYRNNWERLGFGQDDFVRGGSEKLAEAMVTRGLDATVARVREHIEAGATSVLVQVLGSAMNVPPVDDWRRLGEALELSR from the coding sequence ATGACGGCACACGCGACGATCGGCATCTGGACCGGAACGCTCGACGGGGTCTCCGCCTCGGCGGTTCCCGACGTGGTGGGGGAGGTGGAGTCGCAGGGCTGGCACTCGCTCTGGTTCGGCGAGGCCTACGGCCGCGAGGCGCTCACCGCCGCGCAGATGTACCTCGGCGCCTCGTCGTCGCTGATCGTCGGTACCGGCATCGCGAGCATCTACGCCCGCGACGCCGTGGCGACCGCATCGGCGGCACGTACCCTGCATGCCGTCTCGGGTGGTCGGTTCGTCCTGGGACTCGGCGTGTCGCACGCTCCGCTGGTCGAGCGCATGCGCGGTCACAACTACGGCAAGCCCGTCGCGGCGATGCGGGAGTATCTCGACGCACTCGACAACGCACCCGCGGCAGTGGCGGGGGAAGAGCAGAACCCACCACGACTGCTGGCGGCGCTGGGTCCGAAGATGCTCGAGCTGTCCCGCGATCGCACCGCGGGGGCGCATCCGTACCTCGTCACACCGGAGCACACGGCGACGGCCCGCGAGATCCTCGATGCCGGAGACGGCGAGAAGCGCCCGGAACTGGTCGTCGAGCAGGCGGCGGTGGTGGACCCGGTCGCCGACACCGACGCGGAGGTGTGGGCCGAACGCGCGCACGCGCATCTGAACATCTACACCGGGCTGCCCAACTACCGGAACAACTGGGAGCGTCTGGGTTTCGGGCAGGACGACTTCGTCCGCGGCGGCAGCGAGAAGCTCGCCGAGGCGATGGTGACGCGCGGACTCGACGCGACTGTGGCCCGAGTGCGCGAGCACATCGAGGCGGGAGCCACCAGCGTCCTCGTCCAGGTCCTCGGATCCGCGATGAACGTTCCGCCGGTGGACGACTGGCGTCGACTGGGTGAGGCCCTCGAGCTCTCCCGTTGA